The Bacteroidia bacterium genomic interval TTTCCTTGCTCTTCTTTTTTCCTGTTTTCCTGTATAGCCAGCAGTCCTATCAGTTGGAGTTCCAATCCTACTCCATAGACCCACCCATCAGTTTTGATACCCTCGACCAGGGAGAGATCATTCTTGCCCATCAGATTTTCGATACTAATATAGGGAAAGAGAGTACGGCTCTCACCTACCTTACGGCACAAGCAGACACTTTTTGGACCCGGAGCTTTCCGGATTTCAGGGCTCAGGAAATACTGCAGGATTCAAGTGGATTTATTCTGGCAGGAAATGGGCTGCTGAAAGTAGATGTCCAGGGGATTTTGAACTGGGCATTTTCCTATGGAAGGAATATTCTGGCCCTGGCTTTGGATGGGCAAAATGGATATCTGATTGGCGGCTCAAACTTCCTCGCACGTATCGATGCCAATGGGAGCATCCTCTGGGCAAAAGATTTGCCCCTACTCATTGAAAAGATTATCCTGAGCAAAGATGGAAATTTTGCTGCAGCTGGCAGTTCTAATTTTGGTCAGGGTTTTCCGACCCTCCTCAGCTTCGATGTACAAGGCAATATCCTTTTTGCGTATGAATATATCGACACACATCCACAGGCGCTTGGAACAGCCGTAGATATCGTACAGGGCATCGATTCCACCTATTACCTGGCTGCGAATATCACCAGCACAAGCTTTGTCAATGAAGCTGCGGTCCTAAAAACCCGTTCGGGTGGAGAGTTGATCTGGCTGGCAAAAGGAGGACTAGTAAGTGGCAATGATAAATGGCTTTATTCCCTTAGCCTGGATGAAGAACAAAAATTGTATCTGGGTGGAAGAGGCGGAAGTTTTATGGGGGGACTCAACGGACGTATTCCTTTTATCGCAAAAATTGATTCTTCAGGAAGTCCTGAAATTGCCAAAGAAATCCTCTATGCAGGTTCGGCTAAACAAGTGAATGTGAAAGGAGATAAACTTTGGGTAGCAGGTTCTTATGACATTGAATTCTCAGGCAAAGAATATTTTGCCCTCTTCGATACCAGTCTCAGGTATTGCTCCTTTAGCAATTCTTCTGGCCTGACTGGCTTTACCAAAAGCAATGCTGTCAGTAGAAACAATCTCAGCCTCACCCCTGCCAACCTTAGCATTTCCCCTGGCCCGCTCAGTTTTTCCAGAAATCTTTCCATTCCCTTTCTAAAAGGGTGTTTTTCTTGTGGGGATTCGGCGATAGCAGCTTTTAGCCATGAAATAAATGGAAATAGCATCAGCTTTCAGGACAGTTCCACATCAGCACTGGAATGGTTTTGGGATTTCGGAGATGGAAATAGTACAAACCAACAGAATCCTTCACATACTTATGCCAGCGCGGGAAGTTATGAAGTTTGTCTAAGTGTGGGGAATGCCTGCGGAACAGCAACTTTCTGCGATAGTGTTTCTCTTTGGCGCACTTCTCGTTTCCCCGAAGAGGAAACATTTCGTCTACTCCTTTCCCCAAATCCAGCAAGAGATATTGTAAAGATTCAGATAGAAGCCGCGACATTTGATACCTACCAAATCAGTCTGATAAGTATAGAAGGCAAAAGGCTCAAGACCTTTTCCTCTGGCTTACAGAATGAAATAGAATTGAATATTAGTGAATACCCGGGCGGCATATATTTGTTGGAAGTAAAGTCGTCAGCAGGCAACAAACACTTACAGAAGTTTATTATTGATGTCGCTAAGTAGAAGGGGCCTTAGGAAAGTATCTCTTTGAGAGTTTCCAGCCCCAACTTTCTCCCACATAGAATCAGCACCACGGTTTTTCCTTTGAATCGATGCTTCTGTTGTAATAAAGAAGCAACTGACAGAGCCGCTGCGCCTTCGACCATGAAGTAATGCTTTTCCAGCAAGAAGCGCAGTCCGGCTCTGATTTCTTCTTCAGAAACCACGATATAATCATCCACCCATGCTTTGCACATATCAAAGGTGATACTATCCGGTTCCATTCCTCCTGCCGTCCCGTCCGAGAGCGTAGGCAATGATTCCAGCTCAAGAATTTTATCTGCTTTGACAGACTCGTACATGACGGCAGAGTTGGCAGGTTGGCAGCCGATTACTTCTACTTCTGGCTTCTGTGCCTTGAGGTAGCCTGCTATACCTGAAATCAAGCCTCCTCCTCCTACAGGAACGAGAACACTATCCATTTCGGGTACTTGCTCTTCGAGTTCCACTCCTATGGTTCCCTGACCTGCCACGATTTCTCTGTCATTATAAGGGGAAAGGAAAAGTCGCCCTTCTTCTTCGGCAACTCTTTTAGCTTCCAATTCAGCATCTACAGAGTCTTTCCCGAAAAACTCGAGATCAACTTTGTACATGCGCATCATTTCGACTTTGGTTTTTGCAGCAGTGGGGGGTAGGTAAATGCTTCCTTTGCAATTGAGTTTGTCTGCTATATAGGCGAATGCAGAGCCGTGATTGCCCGTGGAAGCGGTGATAACACCTTTTGTTTTTTCTTCATCGGAAAGGGAGAGAACCTTATTGGTGGCTCCTCTCAATTTAAATGAACCCGTAATCTGAAGATGTTCCAGTTTGAGCCAGACTTCTGCCTCACACATCTTGCTGAGATAAGGAGAATACTCTACGGGAGTTCGGAGAATGTAGGGATCAATGCGTTGATTGGCGACTTGGATATCTGAGAGAATGTTCATCTGTACAGGTCTAGGGATAGAAATCCCAAGCTAAGATTTTTTAGCCGTATCTCACAGACTTCATAGCCTTAGACTGCACTAAATCTTTCGACCCAGGCAGGTTTACATCTTTCGACCAGACAGGGGAATAAAAACACTCCGGCAATAGCCATAACCAGTAAGATAATGGCTGCCGGATGAGTCTTGGTGTGCTTACGTAGGGACGTTTTCGAATCTGAGAATGTTTGTTGTTTTGTTTGCATTGTAGCCGCTTGGAAATTTGGATTAGCAGCTGCGAATAGGGCAGATTCTTCATGCTGTGATTGTTCTGCGGTAGGGCCAGGACCGATCCTTCCGGCAGCTTGGCTGGCGGGTAGGTGGAAAATCATGGTGATCGACAATACTGTCAAGATCTTTACGAGAGCTTGCATGTGTGTTACGTTAAGCGATGATTACAAGGATTACGAGCGAAAATCCACATCAAAAGCCTCTGAAATAAACTAGTATTTCAAAACGCATAAGACTTTTTAATGGGTTGAGTTTTTAAGTGTAGCTTGACCATCAGTTGATCAGACTGATTGGTAGCGAGATCCAAATGAAAATAACGAGTGTTTCTGGTTACAGTATTCGTGTTTGTAGGGGTATATGACAAATGTACGTGCCTTCTCAATATGATGTTCTACCGGATTTCCAGTAGAATTTTTCCTTTGGCCCTCCGACTCTCCTGATATTCCTGCGCTTTTTCTACTTCATCCATGCTATATTCCCTATCAATAATCGGCCTCAATTGCCCCCTTTCAATCATTTTACCCAATACATCCAGGTCCTTTGTCAAAGATTTAACTATAACAACTTTGGCCTTTTTCCTCGATAAAAAACTAAGAAATTCCAGAAAAAAGTTTTGAGGACTCGGAATAGTTGAAACATAGGAGCCGGAAGAAGTCAACAAATGTTTTGTTTTCAGAAAAGATTGATTCCCATAGATATCATAAAAGAGATGGAAGCGAGCCTCATTATGCAAAATATTCCCTTTGGTATAATCAATCACCTCATCTGCCCCCAATGCTTTCAGCCGATCCACATTGCGGTAGCTACAAGTCGCTGTAATCTTTGCTCCCAAAGCTTTAGCTATTTGGATAGCATAAACCCCAACTCCTCCCGAAGCTCCATGTAAATAGACCTTTTGTCCTGCTTTAAGATTTGCCAAATCTCTCATGCCTTGTAAAGCCGTCAAAGCGGCCAGGGGAAGGGAAGCAGCTTCTTTGAAATTTAGTCCCACAGGTTTTAGCCCGATCTCAGTTGCTTTGATAGCGATAAACTCTGCATAAGCTCCCCCTTTCAAGGTTTTGCTCATACCGTAAACTTCCTGCCCAATTTCAAATGCTTGAACGGATGCGCCTTTCTCTACGATCTTCCCGCTAAAATCTGATCCCGGAATTCGGGGAAACTTATTCCCCGTAGCAATTCGGGCCCTCCCTTTTCTGATTTCACAATCAATAGGGTTCAAAGCAGCAGCATGCACTTCTACCAGGACTTCATCTGCTTTTATCTTTGGTTGGGGAATGTCTGCAAGTTCCAGTACACCTGGATCGCCATATTTTCTATAAACAACAGCTTTCATGTTTGGGCTTAGTTGACAACATTGCTGGGACTTCCACTTTGAAAGTTCTCAAGATTATCGGCAGCGATCTGGATCAGTCTTGCCCGACATTCTCGGGTTCCCCATGCATTATGAGGAGTGATGATGCAGTTCTTTGCATGGATGAGGGGATTATCCATACTGGGAGGTTCCTGATGTAAAACATCCAGACCAGCTGCTCGAATCCTCCCGCTATTCAAGGCTTCCGCCAGATCAGCTTCCTGGACCAGGGCTCCTCTGCCTGTATTGATTAATATGGAGGTGGATTTCATCAAAGCCAGTTTCTCTGCATTTATAAATTCTCGATTCTCAGCTGTCAGGGGACAATGCAGACTGATGACATCACTTTCCGCAAACACCTCATCCATACTTCGCATCTCAACTCCCTCTACATTTTTAGAACTTCTGTTGTAGGCGATCACTTTCATCCCAAATCCCTGAGCAAGCCGAGCTGTAGTCTTTCCAATTCTCCCAAGGCCAATGATTCCCATTGTCTTTCCCCAAAGTTCTATCATAGGCTTTCGCTGATAGGTCCAATCCGGCGAATTTGTCCATCCTCCACTTCTCACATCTGCATCATGCACAGCCACATGATTTGCCAACCCCAGCAAAAAGGCAAACACATGCTGAGCAACCGATTCTGAAGCATAGCCGGCAGCATTGCAAACCGGAATTCCTCTTTCTCGAGCTGCAAAAGTATCTACCGTATTGTAGCCCGTTGCTAAAATTCCTATGTACTTCAGTTTGGGTAATTGTGCGAGTGTTTCTCTGCTAATTGGGGCTTTATTGATCAGGATAGCATCGGCATCTTTAGACCTGGAAAGGATTTCCGCTCGCTTACTTCTGGGATAAACTTCAAATTCACCCAGCCGTTCAAATGCTTCCCAGCTCAGATCTCCATGGTTGACGGTATGGCCA includes:
- a CDS encoding NAD(P)-dependent alcohol dehydrogenase, with translation MKAVVYRKYGDPGVLELADIPQPKIKADEVLVEVHAAALNPIDCEIRKGRARIATGNKFPRIPGSDFSGKIVEKGASVQAFEIGQEVYGMSKTLKGGAYAEFIAIKATEIGLKPVGLNFKEAASLPLAALTALQGMRDLANLKAGQKVYLHGASGGVGVYAIQIAKALGAKITATCSYRNVDRLKALGADEVIDYTKGNILHNEARFHLFYDIYGNQSFLKTKHLLTSSGSYVSTIPSPQNFFLEFLSFLSRKKAKVVIVKSLTKDLDVLGKMIERGQLRPIIDREYSMDEVEKAQEYQESRRAKGKILLEIR
- a CDS encoding PKD domain-containing protein translates to MRIFTSLFSLLFFFPVFLYSQQSYQLEFQSYSIDPPISFDTLDQGEIILAHQIFDTNIGKESTALTYLTAQADTFWTRSFPDFRAQEILQDSSGFILAGNGLLKVDVQGILNWAFSYGRNILALALDGQNGYLIGGSNFLARIDANGSILWAKDLPLLIEKIILSKDGNFAAAGSSNFGQGFPTLLSFDVQGNILFAYEYIDTHPQALGTAVDIVQGIDSTYYLAANITSTSFVNEAAVLKTRSGGELIWLAKGGLVSGNDKWLYSLSLDEEQKLYLGGRGGSFMGGLNGRIPFIAKIDSSGSPEIAKEILYAGSAKQVNVKGDKLWVAGSYDIEFSGKEYFALFDTSLRYCSFSNSSGLTGFTKSNAVSRNNLSLTPANLSISPGPLSFSRNLSIPFLKGCFSCGDSAIAAFSHEINGNSISFQDSSTSALEWFWDFGDGNSTNQQNPSHTYASAGSYEVCLSVGNACGTATFCDSVSLWRTSRFPEEETFRLLLSPNPARDIVKIQIEAATFDTYQISLISIEGKRLKTFSSGLQNEIELNISEYPGGIYLLEVKSSAGNKHLQKFIIDVAK
- a CDS encoding D-2-hydroxyacid dehydrogenase, with the protein product MKIVVLDGHTVNHGDLSWEAFERLGEFEVYPRSKRAEILSRSKDADAILINKAPISRETLAQLPKLKYIGILATGYNTVDTFAARERGIPVCNAAGYASESVAQHVFAFLLGLANHVAVHDADVRSGGWTNSPDWTYQRKPMIELWGKTMGIIGLGRIGKTTARLAQGFGMKVIAYNRSSKNVEGVEMRSMDEVFAESDVISLHCPLTAENREFINAEKLALMKSTSILINTGRGALVQEADLAEALNSGRIRAAGLDVLHQEPPSMDNPLIHAKNCIITPHNAWGTRECRARLIQIAADNLENFQSGSPSNVVN
- a CDS encoding threonine/serine dehydratase codes for the protein MNILSDIQVANQRIDPYILRTPVEYSPYLSKMCEAEVWLKLEHLQITGSFKLRGATNKVLSLSDEEKTKGVITASTGNHGSAFAYIADKLNCKGSIYLPPTAAKTKVEMMRMYKVDLEFFGKDSVDAELEAKRVAEEEGRLFLSPYNDREIVAGQGTIGVELEEQVPEMDSVLVPVGGGGLISGIAGYLKAQKPEVEVIGCQPANSAVMYESVKADKILELESLPTLSDGTAGGMEPDSITFDMCKAWVDDYIVVSEEEIRAGLRFLLEKHYFMVEGAAALSVASLLQQKHRFKGKTVVLILCGRKLGLETLKEILS